One genomic segment of Brassica napus cultivar Da-Ae chromosome A3, Da-Ae, whole genome shotgun sequence includes these proteins:
- the LOC106452804 gene encoding flowering-promoting factor 1-like protein 1: MSGVWVFNKNGVMRLVENPYNQSAGDSSESSSSSGNQQQRLRRKILVHLPTNEVVSSYGSLERILKGLGWERYYNEDNFDHLLQFHKRTSIDLISLPRDFSKFNSIHMYDIVVKNPNVFHVRDM; this comes from the coding sequence ATGTCTGGTGTGTGGGTGTTCAACAAGAACGGAGTGATGAGGCTGGTTGAGAATCCTTACAACCAATCCGCCGGAGATTCCTCGGAGTCTTCCTCCTCCAGTGGCAACCAGCAGCAGAGGCTGAGAAGGAAGATCCTTGTCCATCTTCCGACCAATGAGGTTGTCTCTTCGTACGGATCACTTGAGAGGATCTTGAAGGGTCTTGGATGGGAAAGGTACTACAATGAAGACAACTTCGATCATCTCCTCCAGTTCCATAAGAGAACATCGATAGATCTCATCTCACTCCCCCGCGACTTCTCAAAGTTTAACTCCATCCATATGTATGATATCGTCGTCAAGAACCCTAACGTCTTCCATGTCCGGGACATGTAG
- the LOC106452803 gene encoding protein CHROMOSOME TRANSMISSION FIDELITY 7-like, which yields MQAKINSFFKPSASSPSPIADASATPDTDDGLAAWEKSRNVIVNTYERRSATVDRSEVLKGCIGNPPLRKGSSFGSKNLSKKRSYTQFHLELGQSDFLLRHCAECGATYAPGDELDEKNHQSFHKDYMYGIPFKGWQNERVFASPSFNKNRIVMVLLENDSPAHRNKVQEVVKVMEVELGEGWILHKHCKVYLSVSSQRISGCLVAEPIKEAFKIKAPPEDERRFKKESSSSPSTSIQFGNVVLQRQVSKRCQGSDDRLDNGAIVCEEEAKPAVCGIRAIWVSPSNRRKGLATRLLDTARESFSSGCVLKKSQLAFSEPSSLGSAFGSNYFGTRSFLVYKAQVERFN from the exons ATGCAAGCAAAGATCAACTCTTTCTTCAAGCCCTCTGCTTCTTCTCCGTCTCCCATCGCCGATGCCTCAGCAACACCAGACACAGACGATGGTTTAGCCGCGTGGGAGAAAAGTCGAAACGTCATCGTTAATACCTACGAGCGACGATCCGCCACAGTCGATAG AAGTGAAGTGCTAAAGGGATGTATTGGGAATCCACCACTGAGGAAAGGATCTTCATTTGGATCCAAGAATCTCAGCAAGAAGCGGAGTTATACACAGTTCCACTTAGAGTTGGGCCAATCTGATTTTCTTCTCAGACACTGCGCAGAGTGTGGAGCTACGTATGCTCCTGGGGATGAGTTAGATGAGAAGAACCATCAAAGCTTTCACAAGGACTATATGTATGGTATCCCCTTTAAG GGCTGGCAGAACGAGAGAGTGTTCGCATCGCCTTCTTTCAACAAGAACCGTATTGTTATGGTTTTATTGGAAAATGATTCTCCTGCACACAGAAACAAG GTGCAAGAGGTTGTGAAAGTGATGGAGGTTGAGTTGGGTGAGGGTTGGATTCTTCACAAACATTGTAAG GTCTATCTGTCTGTCTCATCTCAGAGGATCAGCGGATGTTTAGTTGCGGAGCCAATTAAGGAAGCATTTAAGATCAAAGCTCCTCCTGAGGATGAAAGACGGTTTAAGAAAGAGAGCTCTTCTTCGCCTTCAACCTCCATTCAGTTTGGAAACGTTGTGTTGCAAAGACAAGTATCAAAAAGGTGTCAGGGATCAGATGATAGATTGGATAATGGAGCCATTGTATGTGAAGAGGAAGCTAAACCGGCTGTTTGTGGAATTAGAGCAATATGGGTTTCACCTTCTAACAGAAGAAAAGGCTTAGCTACACGGTTACTCGATACAGCGAG GGAGAGCTTCAGCAGTGGGTGCGTTTTGAAGAAGTCGCAGTTGGCGTTTTCAGAACCAAGCTCGTTGGGAAGCGCTTTTGGATCAAATTATTTTGGAACTCGCTCATTCTTAGTTTACAAAGCTCAAGTAGAAAGGTTCAATTAA